The Rosa rugosa chromosome 3, drRosRugo1.1, whole genome shotgun sequence sequence ACCTGATATATGAGGTTAAGGAATTAGATTTTGATGAAGCATTCGAGCTCTTTAGTTGGAATGCTTTCCGAAGAAGTAAACTTCCGGATGATTTTGCCCAACTCGTAATTACATTAATAGTAAACTATGCTCAGGGGCTTCCATGAGGTCTCATAATTTTAGGATCACTTCTATGCGGTAGAACTATTGATCAATGGAACACAATTTTTGATGGTTATAAAAGAGCACCTAACTTGAAGATCAAGAAATTCTTAAAATAAGTTATAATGCACTGGAAGACTCAGTCAAAGTAGTATTTCTTGACATTGCATGTTTCTAAAATGGTAGAGATAAGAACTATGTGATAAAAATGTTGGATAGTTGCCACTTCAACCCGGAATATGCATGGTATTGAAGTACTCAGAGAAACTTTTAATTTGTTAAATGACTTGAggtgtcatttttttttttttaagatacaAATAGACTGAATTCATTGAAAGACATCGTGATTAAGATGCCCAGAATAGATGATTTATACTTGACTGCTAAAAGTTTCTCAAAGGTGGATTTCTTCAACTTTATATGAGTTGTAATGCAATAATACTAGGCCAAaaattcaatcagacgacagtttttcactgtcgtctgattataaggtttgctgttgtctatctcaatgccgtctgatacatgaatcagacaataccagaaaactgtcgtctgataaaattTAGTACAACAGCAGTTACTACccagtctgttgtctgaataccaagAAGAACAACAGCGgcttatatacttactgttgtctgaaggctgtgccagacaacatgggcttatatgcttgctgttgtctgaatgcttggtcagacaacaggggcttatatgcttgctgttgtctgaaggcttggTCAGACAACAGCGGCTTATAtacttgctgttgtctgaaggcttggtcagacaacaggggcttatatacttactattgtctgaaggctgtgccagacaacaggggcttatatgcttgctgttgtctgaaggcttggTCAGACAATATGTACTTGCAAATCCCATTGTCTATCCATTATTGATACTATAGATTTCTTCAAAAAATtattgtttgttgttttgctggaCAATGACTTTCTCGTTCTTTTAGTCTTTATAGTATTGTAATTAGATggctcatacaacagtttttgttaggCATTTTGTGATGATCAATTATTGCACAATAGTTTTTAGCTGGATTGAATGGTCTGATATACATTCAAAATGACATCACATCCAAAACACATTCATTTATGTAAAAATCCGatacattcatccatatatccAACAAAGTCATTACATCAACAGAACTAGTTCTCTAACAACATTTACTGAAATGTTGAAACCAACCAAGTCTTGAAGAACTGCTAGTTCCCAATTGATCAACAACCTCCTCCTCTCATTTACAGATGTAAAACTACCAAGTAATTGATTCTTTAGTATGTAAGTTGCCTCCAACTAAAGCATGCCACTTCAGGCAGCACATAAGAAGCAGACTTGTATTAGAAGCATAAGTATCTACCTCCAGTACAAGCATATACAAAATCAATATTTGATTAACAATGACAACAGAGCACTAGATTTTGCAGAAATCACCTGAGAGGGAATTGAATTATTTTGATCTGGCATATCATATCTTGGGCCAATATTCTAAGTTCACTCTGGCACCATTGTAATTGCCATAGCCATCCAATTATTACACGAAAAAAGGAAAGTGACATGGATATGTAGCGCTTCATCTGTCCCAAGGAATCAATATTATATGTGGTCTCATTCCAGCAACTAAGACAACAACATAAACCAAAATGGCTTGTTTCAATTGAACCACAATTCACGTGAATGCAGGAAAGGATAGGCATCTATACACAGGTAACGTAGCGAGACTCTAAACATACCTCTTCCAATGTAAATATTGTATGTTGATTAGCAGCCTTGTATTTTTCAACCTGtacaagaaaaaagaacaaaaatttacCATCACAGACAAGTTTTCAAGTCATCTTTCATCACTTCCAAACATCGAAACCCAAACTCAATTAAGCccttataccaaaaaaaaaaacacaaaactaacaATGCACCAGCAGCTTTAAGTACATCGATCCTTCTGTTAACCCTTGGTAAGAACCTGCATATGATAATGCAGAGATGAGTGAATTGGTTAAATACTAGTATTGTATATCTTGAAAAACCATCCTTCTAGAAAAGAAAGATAAATGTAAATCTAAACAAAAAATTAGAAATCAGGAAACTACATTGAGGCCATGCACAGATAATGAAAAAATAACTGAGCTTTGAGGAAAGTATGGACCAAATACAGAGCTGGAAACATGACAAGATATCACTTGTGAAAGTCCAAGACTCCAAATTAGAAGAAAGAATTGTGTATCAAGGTAAGCATTTTTTTGACCTCGCAGAAACTGAATCAACACACCAAAAATAAATTTTTCCTTAGGACAAGTTGATTGTATCAAGGTAAGATCACTTGAAATCAACTTTTGCCAAAATATTGGATAGCTGCAACTATTTCATATGTAATGTTTACAACATCCATATGAGGCATAATCAACATATTCCACTGCTTTTGGCCTTGCATAATGTCCTCTTCTGAAATTCAGATGTTTACATATTTCAAAGTTAGATATTTAGATATAAAAATGTTTCGTAAAGAAATTAATGTTAGATTATAAAGAGAATGCTGTCCACTTTGAGAGAAGATGTGGAACTGTACCTCATCGCATTAATTACCACCTTGGTTTTGATCCGGTGGCCTTCTTTCCACTCATGTTGGATGCATTATTTCTGACAATAGAATTACAACGATCATTGAAATTAATCCAAGTAGAGAATCGTGTATGTCATTGCATATTCTATATAtacttcaaacaaaaaaaaaaacaaaaaaagaacacAAGTAACCCAAGTAATGGGTGGTAATAAATATATGTTTCAGACTATGCCTAATCAACATATGCATTCACACACCTCATATAAGATGCAGTTGAATTTTCAGCTGGCTCGTCCCTCAGAGCGAGACAAGATAATGGTGTTGAAAGGAACTCCAGAGGATCAGATTCACTGCAACTGCTTGAATATTCCACTGGCCATCTAATTGGAACTACATCGTCCCTATAGCAATTGATAAAGAATGGATGATATAAACCAGGTCCAACTGGAAATAAGCCAAATTAGGAACTCAATAAATCAATACAGAGCTAAAGAAGAAAAACTGTATGATGCTCAAACGAAGTTTGAAATGTTCATACCAGGCCATGGTTGAGAGCTATGATAGACAACTTCTCCTATTTCAATACCAGTCTCCTCCCATGTTTCTCTCTTCACCGTTTCTTCTAAGCTTTCTCCTGGCTATGGACAACAAAAAGATCCAAGCTAATGAAACTGCTTTTTAACCCTCAAATGGTCCTCAAGTTGGCCAAGGCACTAACCTCTATAAAACCAGCTAAGCAACTCCACATTCTAGGTACAAATCGGGATTGTCTACTCAACAGAGCACGATCATTCTCTTTATCAATCACTAACATTATGACAACCTGTTAAAATGGCAAATGTCTGAGACAACTATATAAGGAATTGAAGCAAGTACTGCTTGAAATCGAAATTGGTAGAGCATATTCTCACCGGATCAACACGAGGGTAGACCCGCTTTCTGCACAGCTCACTAGAACACTGCTTGCGTCTCCCAGCTTCCTTGGGGACCGTCTTTTCTCCACAATGTCCACAAAACAGTGATGAACTGTGCCACTCAAGCAAAGCCCTGGCCTGATCACACACCAAAACCATACAACACATTTGAAACTATCTTCGAAAACCATCACACCAATAGCAAACTTCAATTGAAAACGTCTATTCTATAATGTCAAAACCAACATTTGCATCAATAATCAAACTTGAAGCATTAAACACAAGCACTTACATGACCAGCAACAGCCAACGCTGCCATAGCCCTTTCATTAGCCCAATCAGTAGCCACCATAAGTGTTCTGAGCTCAACAAAACACAATTGCTTCCCACCCAATTCAGGAACCACACCATCCTCCTTAGACACATCAATAGCCCAATAAACCGCATCCTCCTCAGGCCTTGAACCCAGATACACCAATGAGTCACCACTCAACTCAACCCCACAATTACCCAACAAGCCTTTACAATCAGCCAAACTGATCCAACCCAGATACCAATTTGGCTTCAAATCACTGATCCCACCAATGGTTGATGCCAAAGGCCTGCCCTTTCTGAAAGGCAGGATGCAATTCGAACCTAGAAATCGAAGCAAGAAAGATGGCAGCAACTTACCAAGCTTGAAGTTTCCGAAATCGAGTCGAAAACTGAAATCGAAGCTGCTTCACCTAGTAGAGTTCGAGCCAAACCCAGACTTGAAGACTGAAAATTGAATACCCAGAAGCAGAAATTAAGAGGAAGCCATAAATCGATTGAAGAGTGAAGACCCAGAAGCAGAAATTAAGATAAACAGAAACCCAGACTCACCGTGCACCGTCAGTCCATCACGACGTCACCGTCGAAGAAAGAAAAGGCGTCGTGCGGCCGTGccggagagagacagagagagagagcggggCTGCGGGAGAGAGAGGAGAGCCGAGCTCGTGTTCTAGCTGGTCTTCGATATGAAATTCTGGGTCTCCCAATTAAAAACCCCCAAATTACAAAACCCACATCAGAAATCTAGGGTTTGGAGATTTACTTACATCGGAAATAGAGATATTCAACCAGTTCGGCGAAGGAAAAAGATGGGTGCTGTGAAAAGAGAGAGGtagttttgttgagtggaagagagagagctgagAGGGAGAGTGGGAGAGATAGATGGTTGGTGAGCTCGGGGAGATGAAAagtgattttgagagagagaagcgCGCGCTCGGGTTTTGGTTGAACGGTGGGaagtgaaaaattgaaaatttggcgAAGTGTTAAAGTCAATTAAGAAGGGCGCCAGCATATATTGAACCttaaaactcagacaacatcaattcaaataCATTGTCTGAAGGAGAATGACACAACAGACaactaaaaactgttgtgtgaattaaaacaattaGACGACATCTTTTTCAGCCATTGTGTTaatagtaattgcacaacagagaagtaataactgttgtgtgattaaaacaatcagacaacatattttCTCAACCATTGTGTTAATCAATCTTGGACAATACCAacgtaataactgttgtctgaattgattgattcagacaacatcgaaaaaataaccattgtctgaattacaattgcacaacagcaatgtaacaactgttgtctgattcaaaaattcagacgacagaaaaattcttgctgtcgtctgattatttcagacgacagttaaaatgtttgctgtcgtctgatatgtgttgtctgattgattTTTTGGCCTAGTATATAAAAGTTTTGTGATTGCGTGTTGACAACTTGTAAATGAGTTCAGGTCCTTGAATTAATTTGGATGTTCCTAAAGTTGACATCGAATTTTTGTCCATGGAAAATTGTTACATTCAATATTTGCGGTTAGCCTGAGTGGTTAACGAGAGTGATCAGGTTAGAATTAAGCTAAACTAAGGGTTTGATCCGCTCTAGTGTACACACACAAGAAAAATACGTCTCCAACTCCAAATGACATataagggttcttgacccaaaacaccaaaataagcaaaaattatcccacttaccccagcaacagatttttgttcccacatacacaatttaacaccaaatgaccatttttccctcaacccaattaaagaattacaacCGCGCCACtctgtcctctctctctctctctctctctccccccggacgccaattctctctctcattctccgatctgcgttctctctctctctctctctctctctctctctctctctctctctctctccccgcccTACAAAGCCCCTCCGCCTACTACTAGAGTCGGGCCGCCCACCACGGCGTCGTcgccaactctctctctcaccgccGTCGACCTCGACTGCAGTCGCAGTCAAACGATTCCGATTCCGATCTCGACCGCTCAGTTGCCGTCGTCGTCGACCTCAACAACTCGACCTCCATTTGCAGCCTCGATTGCATGTGGATGAGGAGAAAACCGGATTGATCGACCTTCACTCTTGGCCTATAACGACGCCGTTTTCACTGAGGAGGATTTTGCTAGCATTTCGAGGATTGGAGAGAGCAGAAAGCACGGTCACCGGTGACGTCTAGCCGGATTTCTGGGGTGCCCAAAGTATTTCTCTGGGTGGCCAAATCAATTTCTctctttcgttttttttttttttttttttttaagtaatggggcagagagaaagtgaattttttttttttttgaatgtctattgggggcagtagacgtctattggggggcaataggcgcTTTTAAAttaatataatctcttcgtttttttctttaatcaaagttttatttgtctaatttttggAATATTAATTCCCATTTcagctaccgaaagttctattggagggcaatagacgtctattggggagcaatacatggccaatagtcgtctattggggggtaatagacgtctattagagggcaatagacgttttgaattgatgtaaccttctcgttttttttctttaatcaaagttttatttgtgtagttttaggaagattaattaccattttggtaatctaaacgtctattggggggcaatagacgtctactggggggcaatacatggctgatagtcgtctattggggggcaatacatggctgatagtcatctattgggggccaatagacgtctattagggggcaatagactattggggcaatagacgtctattggggggcaatagacgtctattgcccctctattagggggcaatagatgtctattgggggcaaaaaaactttccggtgagattttcagcaatttTCGGTGGGCGGCAgtcggtgatcggaatccggcgaaagttggcaggaatccagtgaccggaatccggcgatcggtgaccagattctggcgaccggtgaccggattccggcggccggtgacgggctccggcgaagtctcctatagtttctctctcttccattttctctctctctctccttaagtaacaaaggggtgaggggtaaaatggtattaaaaaaaaattaaaaacaaaaaaaaaatcttaatggggtattagggaagactcccttagagtgtattgggtaagagggaattaaaaaaacttaatggggtaagggagaaaaaaatccctagaaatgaggtaaatggacaaaaccccgaCATATAATGTTGTAGAGGTAAGCAAACCATGAAGGAGTCCGGCCCACTTAAGGTTTGCGCAATTTAGTTTTAGCATGGGCAGAATTAAAGACGGGGCAGGCCAAACCGGCTGGGCTTCGCTTGAACACGATCTGTCACAGGCCTGCTCGTTAAAAATGTAAATAATTCACTTGTTTATCATTTTTACCACATTAATGttgttaaaaacttaaaataaCTACTTAAAAAATGTAAAACTTTAGTTAACCCTCAAATATAATGTTTCTTTGAACCAATATTTcagttattcttcttcttttcaaatttcaaacaatTAAAAACACATTTCATCATTCCAATCTTGTtgcgcattttttttttttggcaatcgaagaaatttattaaataaaaaagatagCATCTAAAGGGGGATATAAAGCCAAAACCCTTAGGCCCCGTTTGTTAGCCAGGAAATCAGATCTGTGAAATTGTTTCCCATTCCATTAAATTGTCATGTTTGGTTAAATCATAAGtttggaaaggaaagtaaaataaatgagttgaCCGGAGTTCAATTCCATAAAAGAGGCGGAATAGAAATACCATATAGGGTGTGGTATTTCAATTTCTTCACTCAATAGAATTGAAAATTTACTTGTTTAGCCCCTCATAAAATCTGGTCAATTAATAATTCTTATCTCCGCTCATTCATTTTTAATCTTCCACATTTAATTCGATTGGGCATTATTGGAAAATCATTAACAAATTAATTCTCTCAAACCATTTTCtaatctcaagtcttgaatCCTTCCAAACACCACAAATGGAAATGCTAAATCAATTCCATTCCATCCTTGAAAGGAAAAGTAGTACAATTCCTTTTCTCATTGTAACATTCCAGtcaaccaaacggggccttagagcatttttagcaatgctagacatttttgagttaaattttaactaaagtagctaaaaagttattttagctagccactttagaattacatctgcatcaatgctctctattttaactagttttgaatttatattattttttaaatgaagattaaatagtttaaatgtatttataaattacattaaataacttaaaatgaatgttttaaattatagagagcctcatcccgctctctatatttaggagcgagatagctaaaagttataatagagagccacttaggagtctggtgcagctgctaaaatagataaaaagctaaacattctctccaaaatagctaaggagtcaaaataaagagtctgctaaagatgctcttagaaaAAACAACAGAACCAAAAGGCAACCAAAACATAAGCAAGATTAAGCAAAGCCGATTGAATCAAAGATCAAGACGCACAATGGGCGTCCAATTGCAGGTAGGGTAAGGGTCTTGTGAATCTCTTTTGgtcttcaattttttattttgagactTTGGGATAGACTTAAGAAGATTCTCATCTTCCAAAGTTGCTTCACCCTCAACAAACCAGGAACACAAAGGACCTATCTCAGCCTAAG is a genomic window containing:
- the LOC133737213 gene encoding nudix hydrolase 19, chloroplastic-like, translating into MPIIEKVADPIVEKTTTPFVVEQAIVPIVHKARALLLMSKRQRESAMTLCFDFSFRLDFGNFKLGKLLPSFLLRFLGSNCILPFRKGRPLASTIGGISDLKPNWYLGWISLADCKGLLGNCGVELSGDSLVYLGSRPEEDAVYWAIDVSKEDGVVPELGGKQLCFVELRTLMVATDWANERAMAALAVAGHARALLEWHSSSLFCGHCGEKTVPKEAGRRKQCSSELCRKRVYPRVDPVVIMLVIDKENDRALLSRQSRFVPRMWSCLAGFIEPGESLEETVKRETWEETGIEIGEVVYHSSQPWPVGPGLYHPFFINCYRDDVVPIRWPVEYSSSCSESDPLEFLSTPLSCLALRDEPAENSTASYMRNNASNMSGKKATGSKPRW